One region of Skermanella mucosa genomic DNA includes:
- a CDS encoding universal stress protein, protein MKSILLCLDGSVYARSVCEHAAWFANRLEASVDLLHVVDIRERAPARRQDLSGSIGIETLDHLMSEMVDQDHARSRTAQQIGRHLLDEGRSILKEAGVAKTTASLRNGAVVDAVQDLSAKADLIVMGKRGEGVDFASGHLGSNLERVVRAVDRPCVVAARAFKPIERVLIAYDGGKSTRRAVSFLANSPGFKDLDIHLVLASDRPGDAEVTKALAWAEGELSSAGLKAACRIVRGEPEAVITGTVASDGIDLLVMGAYGHSRIRNLIIGSTTTEMIRDCRIPVLLFR, encoded by the coding sequence ATGAAAAGCATCCTGCTCTGCCTGGACGGATCGGTCTATGCCCGCAGCGTCTGCGAGCACGCCGCCTGGTTCGCCAACCGCCTGGAAGCGTCGGTCGACCTTCTGCACGTGGTCGATATCCGGGAGCGCGCGCCGGCCAGGCGCCAGGATCTCAGCGGCAGCATCGGCATAGAGACCCTGGACCACCTGATGAGCGAGATGGTCGACCAGGACCATGCGCGTTCCCGGACCGCCCAGCAGATCGGCCGCCATCTCCTCGACGAGGGCCGCTCGATCCTGAAAGAGGCCGGCGTCGCGAAGACGACGGCCAGCCTGCGCAACGGCGCCGTGGTCGACGCGGTCCAGGACCTGTCGGCCAAGGCCGACCTGATCGTCATGGGCAAGCGCGGCGAAGGCGTCGATTTCGCATCCGGCCACCTGGGGTCGAACCTGGAGCGGGTCGTCCGCGCGGTCGATCGCCCCTGTGTGGTGGCCGCCCGCGCCTTCAAGCCCATCGAACGCGTCCTGATCGCCTATGACGGCGGCAAAAGCACCCGGCGCGCCGTCAGCTTCCTGGCGAACTCGCCCGGCTTCAAGGATCTGGACATCCACCTGGTCCTCGCCTCCGACCGGCCCGGCGACGCCGAGGTGACCAAGGCGCTCGCCTGGGCCGAGGGGGAACTGTCTTCCGCCGGGCTCAAGGCCGCGTGCCGGATCGTCCGGGGCGAGCCGGAAGCGGTCATCACCGGCACGGTGGCGTCCGACGGCATCGACCTCCTGGTCATGGGCGCCTACGGCCACTCCCGCATCCGCAACCTGATCATCGGCAGCACGACCACCGAGATGATCCGCGACTGCCGGATCCCCGTGCTCCTGTTCCGGTGA
- the otsA gene encoding alpha,alpha-trehalose-phosphate synthase (UDP-forming): protein MSRLVVVSNRVAPIDEGKQSAGGLAVAVLAALKKTGGIWFGWSGDVVAAPPSAPSLTPVGRLTYATLDLAKRDYEEYYNGYANSTLWPLFHFRLGLTNFSRRNYAGYQRVNSLFASKLAPLLEPDDMVWVHDYHLIPFAEQLRMIGMKHRMGFFLHTPFPAPEILVALPNHEDLVRALCAYDVVGFHTLCDLRCFINYIRFEARGTVTDRGPGEGYYIKAFGRTLVARSFPISIDTEPLVALAGQAANTRQTERLRDSLVGRDLIIGVDRLDYSKGLPQRFESFHCLLENYPANRGHVSFLQIAPPSRSDVPEYIAIRKELETLSGHINGRFAEFDWVPIRYLNKSFTRRSLAGFFRVSKVGLVTPLRDGMNLVAKEYVACQDPEDPGVLVLSRFAGAAEELDAALIVNPYDIESVADALQRALTMPLEERKRRHADMMAVLRRNDISVWRENFVTALTRAPYDS from the coding sequence TTGAGCAGACTGGTCGTGGTGTCGAACCGGGTCGCCCCGATCGACGAGGGCAAGCAGTCGGCCGGCGGGCTCGCCGTCGCCGTGCTGGCCGCCCTCAAGAAGACGGGCGGGATCTGGTTCGGCTGGAGCGGCGACGTCGTCGCGGCGCCGCCGTCCGCCCCCAGCCTGACGCCGGTCGGTCGCCTGACCTATGCGACCCTGGACCTGGCGAAGCGGGACTACGAGGAATATTACAACGGCTACGCCAACTCGACCCTGTGGCCGCTGTTCCATTTCCGGCTCGGGCTGACCAATTTCAGCCGGCGCAACTACGCGGGCTACCAGCGGGTCAACAGCCTGTTCGCCTCCAAGCTGGCGCCGTTGCTGGAGCCGGACGACATGGTCTGGGTCCACGACTACCACCTGATCCCGTTCGCCGAGCAGCTCCGCATGATCGGGATGAAGCACCGCATGGGCTTCTTCCTGCACACGCCGTTCCCGGCGCCCGAGATCCTGGTGGCGCTGCCCAACCACGAGGACCTGGTGAGGGCGCTGTGCGCCTACGACGTGGTCGGTTTCCACACGCTGTGCGACCTGCGCTGCTTCATCAACTATATCCGGTTCGAGGCACGCGGCACGGTGACCGACCGGGGACCGGGCGAGGGCTACTACATCAAGGCGTTCGGCCGCACCCTGGTGGCCCGCTCCTTCCCGATCAGCATCGACACCGAGCCGCTGGTGGCGCTCGCGGGGCAGGCAGCCAACACCCGGCAGACCGAGCGCCTGCGGGACAGCCTGGTCGGGCGCGACCTGATCATCGGCGTCGACCGGCTGGACTATTCCAAGGGACTGCCGCAGCGATTCGAATCCTTCCACTGCCTGCTGGAGAACTATCCGGCCAACCGGGGCCACGTCTCATTCCTCCAGATCGCCCCGCCGTCCCGCTCCGACGTGCCGGAATACATCGCGATCCGCAAGGAGCTGGAGACGCTGAGCGGCCACATCAACGGCCGCTTCGCCGAGTTCGACTGGGTGCCGATCCGCTACCTGAACAAGAGCTTCACCCGCCGCTCGCTGGCCGGGTTCTTCCGGGTCAGCAAGGTCGGTCTGGTGACGCCGCTGCGCGACGGCATGAACCTGGTCGCCAAGGAGTACGTCGCCTGCCAGGATCCGGAAGACCCCGGCGTGCTGGTCCTGTCCCGCTTCGCCGGCGCCGCGGAGGAGCTGGACGCGGCGCTGATCGTCAACCCCTACGATATCGAATCGGTCGCCGACGCGCTCCAGCGCGCCCTCACCATGCCGCTGGAGGAACGCAAGCGGCGCCATGCCGACATGATGGCCGTGCTCCGGCGGAACGACATTTCCGTCTGGCGCGAGAATTTCGTCACGGCGCTGACGCGGGCGCCCTACGATAGCTGA
- a CDS encoding superoxide dismutase family protein: MISSFRKSAFLATALAATALSSPAVAQQQTGSPNPTTPALGTATLKSAQDKAIGTVAFVETPNGVLIQARIDAGSGLAPGMHGFHIHQNGTCEPPNFQSAGGHFNPTNHEHGILSPRGIHAGDLPNIWVGSDGAAQADIVTDAVTFREGSNSLVKPGGTAILIHATPDDYTTNPAGSSGDRVACGVITQTASR, encoded by the coding sequence ATGATCAGCAGCTTCCGCAAATCCGCTTTCCTCGCCACCGCTCTGGCAGCGACGGCACTGTCTTCCCCGGCCGTGGCCCAGCAGCAGACGGGCTCTCCGAACCCGACCACCCCCGCCCTCGGCACCGCGACGCTCAAGAGCGCCCAGGACAAGGCGATCGGCACCGTCGCCTTCGTCGAGACGCCCAACGGCGTGCTGATCCAAGCGCGGATCGATGCCGGCAGCGGCCTTGCCCCGGGCATGCACGGGTTCCACATCCACCAGAACGGGACCTGCGAGCCGCCGAACTTCCAGTCGGCCGGCGGTCACTTCAATCCGACCAACCACGAGCACGGGATCCTGTCCCCGCGCGGCATCCACGCCGGCGACCTGCCCAACATCTGGGTCGGATCGGATGGTGCTGCCCAGGCCGACATCGTGACCGACGCGGTGACGTTCCGCGAGGGGTCCAACAGCCTGGTCAAGCCGGGCGGCACCGCGATCCTCATCCATGCGACGCCCGACGACTACACGACCAATCCGGCGGGCAGCTCCGGAGACCGGGTCGCCTGCGGCGTCATCACCCAGACGGCCTCCCGATAG
- the otsB gene encoding trehalose-phosphatase, producing MDDQTTPPMTELPAPSPDWALFLDFDGTLVDIAAQPDGVQVAPGLPELLTRLHGALGGAVALVSGRGLDDIDRLLGRLPLAAAGQHGLERRDAEGRRVTASIDRTALAEITKGLEEFVAAHPGTRLEPKGMTVALHFRNAPEAEADARAATVALMERFGDGFHVQEGKMVLEVKPKGSTKGTVVEQLLAEPPFAGRTPVFVGDDVTDEDGFRVANAHGGLSIQIGTRLPTEARTRIPSVPDLHRWLADMADRLR from the coding sequence ATGGACGACCAAACGACGCCTCCCATGACCGAATTGCCGGCTCCGTCGCCCGACTGGGCGCTCTTCCTGGACTTCGACGGCACCCTGGTGGATATCGCCGCCCAGCCCGACGGTGTCCAGGTGGCGCCCGGACTGCCGGAACTCCTGACCCGCCTGCACGGAGCGCTCGGCGGCGCCGTGGCCCTGGTGAGCGGTCGCGGCCTCGACGACATCGATCGCCTGCTCGGGCGCCTGCCGCTCGCCGCGGCCGGCCAGCACGGGCTGGAACGGCGCGACGCGGAGGGGCGGCGCGTGACCGCGTCGATCGACCGCACCGCCCTGGCCGAGATCACGAAGGGCCTGGAGGAATTCGTAGCCGCCCATCCCGGCACGCGGCTGGAGCCGAAGGGCATGACCGTGGCGCTGCATTTCCGCAACGCGCCGGAAGCTGAAGCCGACGCCCGGGCGGCGACGGTCGCCCTGATGGAACGCTTCGGCGACGGATTCCACGTCCAGGAAGGCAAGATGGTCCTGGAGGTGAAGCCGAAGGGCTCGACCAAGGGGACGGTGGTCGAACAGCTCCTGGCCGAACCGCCGTTCGCCGGGCGCACCCCCGTATTCGTCGGCGACGACGTGACCGACGAGGACGGCTTCCGCGTGGCCAATGCCCATGGGGGCCTGTCGATCCAGATCGGCACCCGCCTGCCGACCGAAGCGCGGACCCGCATCCCGTCCGTTCCCGACCTCCACCGGTGGCTGGCCGACATGGCCGACCGTCTCCGCTGA
- a CDS encoding glycoside hydrolase family 15 protein, giving the protein MEDLNLALIGNCSFTALLDTRARIVWSCLPRPDGDPVFCSLLNGAPGDDGQALPDWGFYEIELLGCAGSEQRYLPNTAVVETVLHDGNGSAIEITDFAPRHQHHGRSYRPATIVRLVRALRGTPRIMIRVRPRFDYGEVAPEITRGSNHIRYVSADKVLRLTTDAPIAYVLDETPFVLDEPVTLILGPDEPLRAPIDESGRRLLDLTRDYWRQYARSLALPFEWQEAVIRAAITLKICTFEETGAVIAAVTTSIPEAPGTIRNWDYRFCWVRDAYFVIQALNSLGVTITMENYLHYITNIVAGASKGALQPVYGIAQEMRLVERVAPGLAGYRGMGPVRVGNEAYAQLQNDSYGAVILASAQAFFDQRLARPGGMDLFRRLELLGEQAVMLFDKPDAGLWELRTTEHVHTFSSVMCWAACDRLARIALQLRLDERAVYWREHADGIRQTVLERAWNPKLNSFVDAYRTGDGFDHDDREGVGKIDASLLLMHELRFIEARDPRFLGTVAAIENTLKRGSMLYRYVAADDFGYPETAFTICTFWYIDALAAIGRKDEARTLFEQMLSHRNHVGLLSEDIDPATGELWGNYPQTYSMVGLINSAMRLSKPWEEAF; this is encoded by the coding sequence ATGGAAGACCTCAACCTCGCCCTGATCGGCAACTGCAGCTTCACCGCCCTGCTCGACACCAGGGCCCGCATCGTCTGGTCCTGCCTGCCGCGCCCCGACGGCGACCCGGTCTTCTGCAGCCTGCTCAACGGCGCGCCGGGCGACGACGGGCAGGCACTTCCCGACTGGGGCTTCTACGAGATCGAGCTGCTGGGCTGCGCCGGCTCGGAACAGCGCTACCTGCCCAACACGGCCGTGGTGGAAACCGTCCTCCATGACGGCAACGGATCGGCGATCGAGATCACCGACTTCGCGCCGCGCCACCAGCACCACGGCAGGTCGTACCGACCGGCCACGATCGTCCGCCTAGTCCGGGCGCTGCGCGGCACGCCCCGCATCATGATCCGGGTCCGTCCGCGGTTCGACTATGGCGAGGTGGCGCCCGAGATCACCCGCGGCAGCAACCATATCCGCTACGTCTCGGCGGACAAGGTACTCCGCCTGACCACCGACGCGCCGATCGCCTATGTCCTGGACGAGACGCCGTTCGTGCTGGACGAACCGGTCACCCTGATTCTCGGCCCGGACGAGCCCCTGCGCGCGCCGATCGACGAGAGCGGGCGCCGGCTGCTCGACCTGACGCGCGACTACTGGCGGCAGTACGCGCGGTCTCTGGCGCTGCCGTTCGAATGGCAGGAGGCGGTGATCCGCGCCGCCATCACCTTGAAGATCTGCACCTTCGAGGAGACCGGCGCGGTGATCGCCGCGGTCACCACCTCGATCCCGGAGGCGCCGGGCACGATACGCAACTGGGACTACCGGTTCTGCTGGGTGCGGGACGCCTATTTCGTGATCCAGGCGCTCAACAGCCTGGGCGTGACCATCACCATGGAGAACTATCTCCACTACATCACCAACATCGTGGCCGGCGCCTCGAAGGGCGCGCTCCAGCCTGTCTACGGCATCGCGCAGGAGATGCGGCTGGTCGAGCGCGTAGCCCCCGGCCTCGCCGGATACCGCGGAATGGGTCCGGTCCGGGTCGGCAACGAGGCCTATGCCCAGCTTCAGAACGACAGCTACGGCGCCGTGATCCTGGCCTCGGCCCAGGCCTTCTTCGACCAGCGGCTGGCCCGTCCGGGCGGCATGGACCTGTTCCGCCGGCTGGAACTGCTGGGCGAGCAGGCGGTCATGCTCTTCGACAAGCCGGACGCCGGCCTGTGGGAGCTGCGCACCACCGAGCATGTCCATACCTTCTCCTCCGTGATGTGCTGGGCCGCCTGCGACCGGCTGGCCCGGATCGCCTTGCAGCTCCGGCTCGACGAACGCGCTGTGTACTGGCGGGAGCATGCCGACGGGATCCGGCAGACCGTCCTGGAGCGGGCCTGGAACCCGAAGCTGAACAGTTTCGTGGATGCCTACCGGACCGGCGACGGGTTCGACCACGACGACCGCGAGGGCGTCGGCAAGATCGACGCCAGCCTGCTGCTGATGCATGAGCTGCGCTTCATCGAGGCGCGCGATCCCCGCTTCCTCGGCACCGTGGCGGCGATCGAGAACACGCTCAAGCGGGGTAGCATGCTCTACAGGTACGTCGCCGCGGATGATTTCGGCTATCCTGAGACCGCCTTCACCATCTGCACCTTCTGGTATATCGACGCCCTCGCGGCGATCGGCCGGAAGGACGAGGCGCGGACCTTGTTCGAGCAGATGCTGTCCCACCGCAACCATGTGGGCCTGCTGTCTGAGGACATCGACCCGGCCACCGGCGAACTCTGGGGCAACTATCCCCAGACCTATTCGATGGTCGGCCTGATCAACTCGGCCATGCGGCTGAGCAAACCCTGGGAGGAAGCGTTTTGA
- a CDS encoding extracellular solute-binding protein — MPRPGMLFLVLALWLLALPAGPQAFAADDPPRHGLAMYGEPKYPPGFDHFAYVNPDAPKGGSVVLSALGGFDTLNPFTIRGVAAAGIANTFDTLMVESLDEPFTQYPLVAESVELPEDRAWVAFTLRHEARFHDGEPIGVEDVIFTFDTLREAHPFYRAYYANVAKVERTGERTVRFTFAPGDNRELPLILGQLPVLPKHYWEGRTFDQTTLEPPLGSGPYRIARVDPGRSITYERVSDYWGRDLAVNTGRFNFGTMRYDYYLDPTVALQAFNGGLVDFRVENIAKNWATAYDRQAVEAGRIRKEEIEVETPAGMQGFVFNTRRPVFADPRVRYAIAHAFDFEWANSVLFYGAYQRADSYFENSDLESEGLPGEAEMKLLEPLRGRIPDEVFTERYSPPSAGSRTAVRENLLKARELLEEAGWVVRDGRRVNAETGRPLEFTILLNSPSMERVALPFVANLRRLGIDARVRTVDTAQYQNRISDFDFDMTTAVWGQSLSPGNEQRDFWTSAAADRPGSRNYAGIRSEAVDQLVDLLIAADTREDLRARAAALDRVLLWGHYVIPHWYAGVARVAYWEKLEHPRDLPPYGIAFDAWWVKGASAGR; from the coding sequence ATGCCTAGGCCGGGGATGCTGTTCCTTGTCCTCGCGCTTTGGCTGCTGGCGCTTCCGGCAGGCCCGCAAGCCTTCGCGGCGGACGATCCGCCACGGCATGGCCTGGCCATGTACGGGGAGCCGAAGTACCCGCCGGGTTTCGACCACTTCGCCTACGTCAACCCGGATGCCCCGAAGGGCGGCTCGGTGGTGCTGTCGGCCCTCGGCGGATTCGACACGCTCAATCCCTTCACGATCCGGGGCGTGGCCGCGGCCGGCATCGCCAACACCTTCGACACGCTGATGGTGGAGTCGCTGGACGAGCCGTTCACCCAGTATCCGCTCGTCGCCGAAAGCGTCGAACTGCCGGAAGACCGCGCCTGGGTCGCCTTCACCCTGCGGCATGAGGCCCGGTTCCACGACGGCGAGCCGATCGGGGTGGAGGATGTCATCTTCACCTTCGACACGCTGCGCGAGGCACATCCGTTCTACCGGGCCTACTATGCCAATGTCGCGAAGGTCGAGCGGACGGGGGAGCGGACGGTCAGGTTCACCTTCGCGCCCGGCGACAACCGGGAACTGCCGCTGATCCTGGGGCAGCTTCCGGTGCTGCCGAAGCACTATTGGGAGGGCCGGACCTTCGACCAAACGACGCTGGAACCGCCGCTCGGCAGCGGCCCCTACAGGATCGCCCGCGTCGACCCCGGCCGGTCGATCACCTACGAGAGGGTGTCGGACTACTGGGGCAGGGACTTGGCGGTCAACACCGGCCGGTTCAACTTCGGCACCATGCGCTACGACTATTATCTCGACCCGACCGTGGCGCTCCAGGCCTTCAACGGCGGGCTGGTGGATTTCCGGGTGGAGAACATCGCCAAGAACTGGGCGACCGCCTATGACAGGCAGGCGGTCGAGGCCGGCAGGATCAGAAAAGAGGAGATCGAGGTCGAGACGCCGGCGGGCATGCAGGGCTTCGTGTTCAACACGCGCCGGCCGGTCTTCGCCGATCCCCGGGTGCGGTATGCGATCGCCCACGCCTTCGATTTCGAGTGGGCGAACTCGGTGCTGTTCTACGGCGCCTATCAGCGCGCCGATAGCTATTTCGAGAATTCCGACTTGGAATCGGAGGGCCTGCCCGGCGAGGCGGAAATGAAGCTCCTGGAACCGCTGCGCGGCCGTATCCCGGACGAGGTCTTCACGGAACGATACAGCCCGCCGTCAGCCGGAAGCCGGACCGCCGTGCGCGAGAACCTGCTGAAGGCCCGAGAGCTTCTGGAGGAGGCCGGGTGGGTGGTCCGGGACGGTCGTCGGGTCAATGCGGAGACCGGGCGGCCGCTGGAGTTCACGATCCTTCTCAACAGCCCCTCGATGGAGCGGGTGGCGCTGCCGTTCGTCGCGAACCTGCGCCGATTGGGGATCGACGCCCGCGTGCGGACCGTGGACACCGCACAGTACCAGAACCGGATCAGCGACTTCGATTTCGACATGACCACCGCCGTCTGGGGGCAGTCGCTGTCGCCGGGCAACGAGCAGCGCGACTTCTGGACGTCGGCCGCGGCCGACCGGCCGGGCAGCCGGAACTATGCCGGCATCCGGAGCGAGGCGGTGGATCAGCTCGTCGATCTGTTGATCGCCGCGGATACCCGCGAGGACCTGCGCGCCCGCGCCGCGGCGCTGGACCGGGTTCTGCTGTGGGGACACTACGTCATCCCGCACTGGTATGCCGGCGTGGCGCGGGTCGCCTACTGGGAAAAGCTGGAGCATCCCCGCGACCTGCCGCCCTACGGCATCGCGTTCGACGCCTGGTGGGTGAAGGGCGCTTCCGCGGGCAGGTGA
- a CDS encoding DUF3891 family protein: MLFRKDGDGVIAIGQPSHSWLAGQFVRAWGNDGFARPSPYEEVCLGAELHDIGWLSWETAPTLNRETGMPHDFRELGPAVHAPLWTEGVERARVFGLYPALLVSLHADTIYSSYFDFGKASLEDARLVRDFLEDQHAFQRAALESLGADPRLATEVAPEAVERNRRLVAATDRMSLEVCWGIGENGPVIPDVPTAAAERTSLTIRARDGDPSVLTVDPWPFAADRVEAGCEGRRLREGHSDETRLRIALRDAERVGIRTVLLPR; the protein is encoded by the coding sequence ATGCTTTTCCGGAAGGACGGCGACGGCGTGATCGCGATCGGGCAGCCGAGCCATTCCTGGCTGGCCGGCCAGTTCGTGCGGGCCTGGGGCAACGATGGATTCGCACGGCCTTCGCCGTACGAGGAAGTCTGTCTCGGCGCCGAACTGCACGACATCGGCTGGCTGTCATGGGAGACCGCGCCGACCTTGAACCGCGAGACCGGCATGCCCCACGACTTCCGGGAACTTGGGCCCGCGGTCCATGCTCCCCTATGGACGGAGGGGGTCGAGCGCGCCAGGGTGTTCGGACTGTATCCGGCGCTGCTGGTCTCGCTTCACGCCGACACGATCTATTCCTCGTACTTCGATTTCGGCAAAGCCTCGTTGGAGGATGCTCGACTGGTCCGGGATTTCCTGGAGGATCAGCATGCCTTCCAGCGCGCCGCCCTGGAGTCCCTGGGCGCCGACCCGAGGCTCGCCACCGAGGTTGCGCCCGAGGCGGTGGAGCGGAATCGGCGGCTGGTCGCGGCAACGGACCGAATGTCGCTGGAAGTCTGCTGGGGCATCGGGGAGAACGGACCCGTCATCCCGGACGTGCCCACGGCCGCAGCGGAGCGGACAAGCTTGACCATCCGGGCGCGGGATGGCGATCCGAGCGTCCTGACGGTCGATCCCTGGCCGTTCGCGGCTGACCGGGTCGAGGCGGGGTGCGAGGGCAGGCGCCTGCGGGAAGGCCATTCCGACGAGACCCGATTGCGCATCGCCCTGCGCGACGCGGAACGCGTCGGGATCCGCACCGTCCTGCTCCCACGCTGA
- a CDS encoding DUF4405 domain-containing protein, which translates to MSARAGISIRDVVTPVTIVTFVVSTITGIMLLLHWNAGLVRFSHEWLSVVFSAVAIWHLARNWKSFTAYLRRNTALAVFAVSLVASVAFTGITGDTSNASPGAVFRALSNATLESAAPAFGMTPGDAVAKLRSANIEASGGETLSEIGTRTGVGPAAIATILATQGRR; encoded by the coding sequence ATGTCCGCAAGAGCCGGAATATCGATCCGCGATGTCGTCACCCCTGTCACGATCGTGACTTTCGTCGTCTCGACGATCACCGGGATCATGCTTCTCCTTCATTGGAATGCGGGGCTCGTTAGGTTTTCGCACGAATGGCTGAGCGTGGTGTTCTCGGCCGTGGCGATATGGCATCTTGCGAGAAATTGGAAGTCATTCACGGCGTACCTGAGGCGCAACACGGCGCTTGCCGTTTTCGCCGTCAGTCTTGTCGCGAGCGTCGCGTTCACCGGGATCACAGGCGATACGTCCAATGCAAGTCCCGGAGCCGTATTCCGCGCCCTGTCCAATGCCACGCTGGAATCCGCGGCTCCTGCCTTTGGAATGACTCCAGGCGATGCCGTCGCCAAGCTGAGGTCCGCGAACATCGAAGCCTCGGGCGGTGAAACCTTGAGCGAGATCGGTACCCGCACCGGCGTCGGTCCGGCCGCGATCGCCACGATTCTCGCGACGCAAGGACGCCGATGA
- a CDS encoding SulP family inorganic anion transporter, with protein MTLDIARLRSEWFGNVRGDVLAGIVVALALIPEAIAFSIIAGVDPKVGLYASFVIAVTISIVGGRPGMISAATGAMALLMIDLVQDHGLDYLFAATLLTGALQIVVGLLKLGRYMRFVSRSVMTGFVNALAILIFMAQLPEFAGANWQMYAIVAAGLGIIYLLPLVTTAVPSPLVAIVALTAVAILTGADVRTVGDMGELPGTFPAFLIPDVPLNLETLGIILPVAVTLTVVGLLESLLTASIIDDLTDTRSDKHAETRGQGIANIASGLFGGMAGCAMIGQSVINVKSGGRGRLSAFVAGVGLLFLILVLQSWVVQIPMAALVAVMIMVSIGTFNWGSIRQLRTMPVSSSIVMIATTLTTVFTHDLSKGVLAGVLLSALFFARKVAHFVAVESTLAEDGRSRTYKVYGQLFFASADDFIARFDFQESLERVEIDLTGAHLWDYTAVGAIDKVVLRFRREGADVELIGLNQASSTLLDRLGVHDKPEAAQQLGGH; from the coding sequence ATGACTCTCGATATTGCCAGACTCCGTTCGGAGTGGTTCGGCAACGTGCGTGGCGACGTGCTCGCCGGCATCGTCGTCGCACTTGCCCTTATTCCTGAAGCGATTGCCTTCTCGATCATAGCGGGCGTCGATCCCAAGGTCGGCCTTTACGCCTCCTTCGTCATCGCGGTCACCATTTCCATCGTCGGCGGACGGCCGGGCATGATCTCCGCCGCCACCGGCGCCATGGCCCTCCTGATGATCGATTTGGTCCAGGATCATGGGCTCGATTACCTGTTCGCCGCCACCCTGCTGACCGGCGCCCTTCAGATCGTCGTCGGACTGCTGAAACTGGGCCGCTACATGAGGTTCGTCTCGCGCTCGGTCATGACCGGCTTCGTGAACGCGCTGGCGATCCTGATCTTCATGGCGCAGCTGCCGGAATTCGCCGGCGCCAACTGGCAGATGTACGCCATCGTCGCGGCCGGGCTGGGCATCATCTACCTGCTGCCCCTGGTCACCACCGCGGTGCCGTCGCCCCTGGTCGCGATCGTGGCTCTGACCGCCGTCGCCATCCTGACCGGCGCCGACGTCCGGACCGTCGGCGACATGGGGGAACTGCCCGGCACCTTCCCGGCCTTCCTGATCCCCGACGTCCCGTTGAACCTGGAAACCCTCGGCATCATCCTCCCGGTGGCCGTCACCCTCACCGTCGTGGGTTTGCTGGAATCGCTGCTGACCGCGTCGATCATCGACGACCTGACCGACACCCGGAGCGACAAGCACGCCGAGACCCGCGGCCAGGGCATCGCCAACATCGCGTCGGGCTTGTTCGGCGGCATGGCGGGATGCGCCATGATCGGCCAGTCCGTCATCAACGTGAAGTCAGGCGGGCGCGGCCGGCTGTCCGCCTTCGTGGCCGGGGTGGGCCTGCTTTTCCTGATCCTGGTGCTTCAATCCTGGGTCGTCCAGATCCCCATGGCGGCCTTGGTGGCCGTCATGATCATGGTGTCGATCGGCACCTTCAACTGGGGCTCGATCCGCCAGCTGCGCACCATGCCGGTCAGCTCCTCGATCGTGATGATCGCCACGACCCTCACCACCGTCTTCACCCACGACCTGTCCAAGGGAGTCCTGGCCGGGGTCCTGCTCAGCGCCCTGTTCTTCGCCCGCAAGGTCGCCCACTTCGTCGCGGTCGAAAGCACCCTGGCGGAGGATGGCCGGTCCCGGACCTACAAGGTCTATGGCCAGCTCTTCTTCGCCTCGGCCGACGATTTCATCGCCCGGTTCGATTTCCAGGAAAGCCTCGAACGCGTCGAAATCGACCTGACCGGCGCCCACCTGTGGGACTACACCGCGGTCGGCGCCATCGACAAGGTCGTGCTGCGGTTCCGCCGGGAAGGTGCCGACGTCGAGCTGATCGGACTGAACCAGGCCAGCAGCACGCTGCTCGACCGCCTGGGCGTCCACGACAAGCCGGAAGCAGCGCAGCAGCTCGGCGGCCACTGA